In one window of Bemisia tabaci chromosome 6, PGI_BMITA_v3 DNA:
- the LOC109041642 gene encoding putative odorant-binding protein A5 isoform X2, with product MYSFTQASRFPYFLFILVNVDFITGSSDEAPECPANMSEILKAEKVIPDVIDNVPKHHINIAYSLHCFVNFGNVLRPEKVARPVYVMEWFCTQYQYFTLLLVGPDEPTRDSPTDREFLYWLVVNVPLNAVYCGDDMVEYLPPAPKKDTGH from the exons ATGTATTCTTTCACGCAAGCAAGTAGGTTTCCCTATTTTCTGTTTATACTTGTGAATGTGGATTTCATCACTGGAAGTAGTGATGAAGCGCCTGAGTGCCCTGCAAACATGAGTGAGATTCTGAAGGCAGAAAAAGTTATACCGGACGTAATTGATAACGTACCAAAACATCACAttaat ATAGCCTACAGTCTTCACTGCTTCGTAAATTTTGGGAATGTATTGAGACCCGAGAAGGTTGCTAGGCCAGTATACGTGATGGAGTGGTTTTGCACCCAATATCAGTATTTCACACTCCTATTGGTTG GACCGGATGAGCCAACAAGGGATTCACCTACAGACCGAGAGTTTTTATACTGGTTGGTCGTAAATGTTCCTCTTAATGCTGTTTATTGTGGCGATGACATGGTAGAATATCTTCCCCCGGCTCCAAAAAAAGACACAG GACACTAG
- the LOC109041642 gene encoding protein D2 isoform X1, with the protein MYSFTQASRFPYFLFILVNVDFITGSSDEAPECPANMSEILKAEKVIPDVIDNVPKHHINIAYSLHCFVNFGNVLRPEKVARPVYVMEWFCTQYQYFTLLLVGPDEPTRDSPTDREFLYWLVVNVPLNAVYCGDDMVEYLPPAPKKDTGVHRYVYIMLHQPHGNMTFDAPRIKNTTLAGREKWSSKAFMKKHGFEEAYAVNFFKSEWQDPQA; encoded by the exons ATGTATTCTTTCACGCAAGCAAGTAGGTTTCCCTATTTTCTGTTTATACTTGTGAATGTGGATTTCATCACTGGAAGTAGTGATGAAGCGCCTGAGTGCCCTGCAAACATGAGTGAGATTCTGAAGGCAGAAAAAGTTATACCGGACGTAATTGATAACGTACCAAAACATCACAttaat ATAGCCTACAGTCTTCACTGCTTCGTAAATTTTGGGAATGTATTGAGACCCGAGAAGGTTGCTAGGCCAGTATACGTGATGGAGTGGTTTTGCACCCAATATCAGTATTTCACACTCCTATTGGTTG GACCGGATGAGCCAACAAGGGATTCACCTACAGACCGAGAGTTTTTATACTGGTTGGTCGTAAATGTTCCTCTTAATGCTGTTTATTGTGGCGATGACATGGTAGAATATCTTCCCCCGGCTCCAAAAAAAGACACAG GTGTCCACAGATATGTTTACATCATGTTACATCAACCCCATGGCAATATGACATTTGACGCACCTCGCATCAAAAATAC GACACTAGCAGGGCGTGAAAAGTGGTCATCGAAAGCATTTATGAAGAAGCACGGATTCGAGGAGGCATATGCGGTCAACTTTTTTAAGAGTGAATGGCAAGATCCGCAAGCGTAA